In the genome of Cellvibrio sp. KY-YJ-3, one region contains:
- a CDS encoding DUF2214 family protein: protein MKTLIIYVHLIAACVAVGILLIQDLALAKTRGRALPSQAIDELQRAAKIISLALVVLWISGLMLVVIGYIDNPQEYLLNQKLWAKFTVVGILTLNGIALHHFSFPRVVSSRGILGLGNIEKTLVIFTGVVSSISWLFACYLGIARPWNYTVDYSFVMLVYFFLLAPACIVGQTFIHSLPPSKGAGNNNRPEPPLLTDSIQLTKRISKT, encoded by the coding sequence ATGAAAACCCTAATTATTTATGTTCATTTAATTGCTGCCTGTGTGGCGGTGGGCATTTTATTGATACAGGATTTAGCGTTGGCAAAAACCCGTGGCCGCGCTTTACCAAGCCAAGCGATTGACGAATTGCAACGCGCGGCAAAAATAATTTCGCTCGCCTTGGTTGTGCTGTGGATTTCTGGATTAATGCTGGTGGTAATTGGCTACATAGACAATCCGCAAGAGTATTTATTAAATCAAAAACTCTGGGCCAAGTTCACCGTGGTAGGAATTCTTACACTCAATGGTATAGCGTTACATCACTTCAGTTTTCCGCGCGTGGTATCCAGCCGTGGCATTTTGGGGCTGGGCAATATTGAAAAAACATTAGTCATTTTTACGGGTGTTGTCTCCAGCATTTCCTGGTTGTTCGCTTGTTACTTGGGTATTGCACGCCCATGGAATTACACCGTTGATTACAGCTTTGTGATGTTGGTGTACTTCTTTTTGCTCGCCCCAGCGTGCATTGTCGGGCAGACATTTATTCATTCATTACCACCGTCGAAAGGAGCCGGAAATAATAATCGCCCGGAGCCGCCGCTACTTACCGATTCAATTCAGCTCACTAAACGAATTTCAAAAACCTGA
- a CDS encoding cellulose binding domain-containing protein, producing MSSFTASAITPRPRGRVTRSLCLLGFSLATVVLSAKVYAGCQYVVTNQWNNGFTAAIRITNSGTSPINGWNVSWQYSGDNRLTSSWNANYSGTNPYSASNLSWNGSIQPNQTVEIGFQGSKGSAAPEVPQVTGAACGAAASSASSSSAASVSSSPTPVSSSSSSLSSSMTTSSSSSAVNQAAWDLNSSASYLNFVTTKNTHNVEVHTFTTLTGAIGSDGLATVTIDLNSVSTGVALRDQRVRDLLFETASFPTATISVAVPGTLLSTLALGQTTQTDVSANINLHGVSFPVTTRVSVQRLSNSRILVQSMAPVLTRAGDFNLTAGVEALRAIVNLTSISAAVPVDFALVFDAR from the coding sequence ATGAGTAGTTTTACCGCCTCTGCGATCACCCCGCGCCCACGGGGCAGGGTTACCCGATCGCTCTGCCTGCTGGGGTTCAGCCTGGCAACTGTTGTACTGTCAGCCAAGGTGTATGCTGGCTGTCAGTATGTAGTCACCAACCAGTGGAATAACGGGTTCACTGCCGCCATTAGAATAACCAACAGTGGCACTAGTCCGATCAATGGCTGGAATGTGAGCTGGCAATACAGCGGTGACAATCGCCTGACCAGCAGCTGGAATGCCAACTACAGCGGCACCAACCCCTACTCCGCCTCCAATTTGAGTTGGAATGGCAGTATTCAGCCAAACCAAACAGTAGAGATAGGCTTTCAGGGCAGCAAAGGCAGTGCAGCGCCTGAAGTACCGCAGGTAACTGGTGCCGCGTGTGGTGCCGCTGCGTCGTCAGCAAGTAGTTCTTCCGCAGCATCTGTCAGCTCCAGCCCAACGCCGGTTTCTTCCAGTTCTTCGTCGCTGTCGAGCAGTATGACAACCAGCTCGTCTTCATCGGCGGTAAATCAGGCAGCGTGGGATCTGAATAGCAGCGCCTCCTATCTGAATTTTGTCACCACTAAAAATACCCACAACGTGGAAGTTCACACCTTCACAACCTTGACCGGTGCCATTGGCAGCGATGGCTTGGCAACCGTGACGATCGACCTGAACAGCGTCAGCACCGGTGTTGCCCTGCGCGACCAGCGAGTGCGCGATTTGCTGTTTGAAACCGCCAGCTTCCCCACCGCCACCATTTCTGTCGCCGTGCCGGGCACACTGCTCAGCACATTAGCTCTGGGGCAAACCACCCAGACCGATGTGAGTGCCAATATCAACTTGCATGGCGTGAGCTTTCCGGTGACTACCCGGGTATCGGTACAGCGCCTGTCCAATTCGCGCATTTTGGTGCAGAGCATGGCGCCGGTGTTAACTCGTGCGGGTGATTTCAACCTGACTGCCGGCGTGGAAGCCCTGCGTGCGATTGTCAACCTGACGTCGATCAGTGCGGCAGTGCCTGTGGACTTCGCGCTTGTTTTTGACGCGCGCTAA